A region of Neochlamydia sp. S13 DNA encodes the following proteins:
- the murG gene encoding undecaprenyldiphospho-muramoylpentapeptide beta-N-acetylglucosaminyltransferase: MGKRIIITVGGTGGHIFPAIALGKQLMAANDSLELLYVGGNLDINPYFDKDFFRYQAISCATFINKSPWETLKASYKILKGIKQCCKIISEYRPDMVVGFGSYYTLPMLLAAKAKEIPFILHEANSVPGKVNRCLAKYASFVGIHFPDTADLLGGKTYEVGMPLRPEYYKEGSSSSKAREFFGLEKERDTILAFGGSQGALNLNNLVSEALIQHLKHAKEQWQIIHLTGDASSSHFLREEYRKAGFKAYVKPFETYMELAWQAADISITRAGAGSIAEQMEFEVPGILIPYPYATDNHQEKNAAFLVEQVGGALRCQEKELNAFHLASEIESLNLEKRKKMSQAMQNYKINHRPKEFYTLILEALHP, from the coding sequence ATGGGTAAAAGAATTATTATTACTGTAGGGGGTACGGGAGGCCATATTTTTCCTGCTATTGCTTTAGGCAAACAGCTTATGGCAGCAAATGACTCTCTTGAGCTTTTGTATGTAGGCGGAAATCTCGATATTAACCCTTATTTTGACAAAGATTTCTTCCGCTACCAGGCGATCTCTTGTGCTACTTTTATAAATAAATCTCCTTGGGAAACTTTAAAAGCTTCTTACAAGATTTTAAAGGGTATAAAGCAATGCTGCAAGATTATTAGCGAATATCGCCCTGATATGGTGGTAGGATTTGGGAGCTATTACACCTTGCCTATGCTTCTAGCTGCAAAAGCTAAAGAAATCCCTTTCATCCTTCATGAAGCTAATAGCGTTCCCGGAAAAGTTAATCGTTGTTTGGCAAAGTATGCTTCCTTTGTAGGCATCCATTTTCCTGATACGGCAGATCTTTTAGGGGGGAAAACTTATGAAGTTGGCATGCCATTACGTCCAGAATATTATAAGGAAGGTAGCTCTTCCTCTAAAGCACGTGAATTCTTTGGGCTAGAGAAAGAGCGAGATACTATTTTAGCTTTTGGAGGCTCGCAAGGAGCTTTAAACTTGAATAATTTGGTTAGCGAAGCTTTAATTCAGCACTTAAAGCATGCTAAAGAGCAATGGCAGATTATTCATTTAACAGGCGATGCTTCTAGTTCCCATTTTTTAAGAGAAGAATACCGAAAAGCAGGCTTTAAGGCTTATGTCAAGCCTTTTGAGACCTATATGGAGCTAGCATGGCAGGCGGCAGATATCTCCATTACCCGTGCAGGAGCAGGTAGCATTGCTGAGCAGATGGAATTTGAGGTACCTGGGATATTAATTCCTTATCCTTATGCTACCGATAACCATCAGGAAAAAAATGCGGCTTTTTTAGTAGAGCAAGTAGGGGGAGCTTTAAGGTGCCAAGAAAAGGAATTAAATGCCTTTCATTTAGCAAGTGAGATTGAATCTCTTAATCTCGAAAAACGGAAAAAGATGAGCCAAGCGATGCAAAATTACAAGATCAACCACCGGCCTAAAGAGTTTTATACGCTTATTCTGGAGGCGCTCCACCCATGA
- a CDS encoding tetratricopeptide repeat protein, with the protein MAQYIAQDEQGKWWHEKEPHLPMELLNFTHLLGSEELTEHYRKNVRDELEKPCQEGLDLCQYLAKHHLVQEDMETFNPGMGLLERQGMLFKVKNDLYRFPHLALDRLALLKKIAASDTFTRIDKLSELGVITEGAAEKLKDWMNIALFMRLKTYSHYQAQQEMMNPLIKPFGFDDPDLIRKQFALEHKALEKIKKIYRIFIPFYQVMQKFLGGHEESLKLSDLEDNSLQAQGNIALRLLQHKEAKKCYKSALMIESKNTEVLNALGVIYNAQGNLAKAAYFFEEALKIDFKLYGKNHSKVERNYTHLGMIYHAQGNLEKAIDCAKKAFEIGTKVYNGKHPVWAILYSNQGEIYRDQGDLKRAWDYASLALKIDSRLHSIDSPHVAMDYHNLGTIHQSQGNIAEAAKYINQALQINIKLYGRNHPNVATIYHTLATIYDAQMDVQKATEYAKKSLDIYIKFFGEKHSTVASNYHSLGMIYQVHGDVKKAAKYISKALSIALSFREKNPPLLAKIYGGLGINYQAQGKVSKAVKYAQRALEIALDQYDENQLEVVTCYSNLRQVHQEQGNLDKAMEYAKRALKIALNNYGENHSEVATCYSNLAQVYQEQGNLEEAIKYAKQALQIDEQIFGENHFKVAPNYNNLGTIYIEQNNLNKASKYFNQALQIYREVVGENHPHVAGSYNNLGIIYKKQGNFKKATKYSNKALTINLKFFGENHPNMVINYNNLGMIYQRQGNLEKAAEYTTKSLAIGAKVYNENHPSLALCHTNLGMIYQEQGDLEQAAKYIKKSLEINIRHWGINHPTVALGYNELGSIYQKQGSLEEAATFTNQALKINIKLLGENNLTVVLLYRKLAQIYKAQGNSKKAAEYAKKVRGIKLKP; encoded by the coding sequence ATGGCCCAATATATCGCTCAAGATGAACAAGGCAAATGGTGGCATGAAAAAGAGCCTCATCTTCCTATGGAATTGCTAAACTTTACTCATTTGCTAGGAAGTGAGGAGCTAACTGAGCACTATAGGAAAAATGTTCGGGACGAGCTTGAGAAGCCTTGCCAAGAAGGCCTTGATCTGTGTCAATATCTAGCCAAGCATCACCTAGTTCAAGAGGACATGGAGACTTTTAATCCTGGGATGGGCCTCTTAGAAAGACAGGGTATGCTTTTTAAAGTTAAAAATGATTTATATCGTTTTCCTCATCTGGCTTTAGACAGGCTAGCCCTTCTCAAAAAAATAGCGGCTTCCGACACTTTTACTAGGATTGATAAGCTAAGTGAGTTAGGGGTTATAACGGAGGGCGCCGCCGAAAAGTTAAAGGATTGGATGAATATAGCGCTATTTATGCGCCTTAAAACCTATTCTCATTATCAAGCGCAGCAAGAGATGATGAATCCGCTGATTAAGCCCTTTGGCTTCGATGATCCTGACCTTATTAGAAAGCAGTTTGCTCTAGAACATAAAGCGTTGGAAAAGATAAAAAAAATTTACCGTATCTTTATTCCTTTTTATCAAGTTATGCAAAAATTTTTAGGAGGCCACGAAGAAAGTCTTAAATTATCAGATTTAGAGGACAACTCGTTGCAGGCTCAAGGCAATATAGCTCTAAGGCTTTTACAACATAAAGAGGCAAAAAAATGTTACAAGTCTGCATTAATGATAGAGTCAAAAAATACAGAAGTACTAAATGCTCTTGGAGTGATTTACAATGCTCAAGGAAATTTAGCTAAGGCGGCCTATTTTTTTGAAGAAGCCCTTAAAATTGACTTTAAGTTATATGGCAAAAATCATTCAAAAGTAGAAAGAAATTACACTCATTTAGGAATGATTTACCATGCTCAAGGAAATTTAGAGAAAGCAATTGACTGCGCCAAGAAAGCATTCGAAATTGGAACCAAAGTTTATAATGGAAAACATCCTGTTTGGGCCATACTTTATAGCAATCAAGGAGAAATCTATCGTGACCAAGGAGACCTAAAGCGGGCGTGGGATTACGCCAGCCTAGCACTCAAAATTGACAGCAGACTTCATTCTATAGATTCTCCACACGTTGCAATGGATTATCATAATTTGGGAACAATTCATCAATCACAGGGAAATATAGCAGAAGCGGCTAAATACATTAATCAAGCCCTTCAAATTAACATTAAACTTTATGGTAGAAATCATCCTAATGTAGCAACAATTTACCACACTTTAGCGACAATTTACGATGCTCAAATGGATGTACAGAAGGCAACCGAATATGCTAAGAAATCTCTTGATATTTATATTAAATTTTTTGGAGAAAAACATTCCACCGTAGCTTCTAACTACCACAGTTTAGGAATGATTTACCAAGTACATGGAGATGTGAAGAAAGCGGCTAAATATATCAGCAAAGCTCTTTCTATTGCACTTAGCTTCCGGGAAAAGAATCCTCCCTTACTGGCAAAGATCTATGGTGGGCTGGGAATAAATTACCAAGCTCAAGGAAAGGTAAGCAAAGCAGTTAAATATGCCCAAAGAGCACTTGAAATTGCTCTAGACCAATATGATGAAAATCAACTCGAAGTAGTAACATGTTACAGTAATCTAAGACAAGTTCATCAAGAACAAGGAAATCTAGATAAAGCAATGGAGTATGCCAAAAGAGCACTTAAAATTGCTCTTAACAATTATGGTGAAAATCATTCTGAAGTGGCAACATGTTATAGTAATCTTGCACAAGTCTACCAAGAACAAGGAAATCTAGAAGAGGCTATTAAATATGCCAAGCAAGCACTCCAAATTGACGAACAGATTTTTGGTGAAAATCATTTCAAAGTAGCTCCGAACTATAATAACTTGGGAACAATTTATATAGAGCAAAACAATTTGAACAAGGCGTCTAAATATTTTAATCAAGCTCTCCAAATTTACAGAGAAGTTGTTGGCGAAAATCATCCTCACGTAGCAGGCAGTTACAATAATTTAGGAATAATTTACAAAAAACAAGGCAATTTTAAAAAAGCGACTAAGTACAGCAATAAAGCGCTTACCATTAACCTTAAGTTTTTCGGTGAAAATCATCCCAACATGGTAATAAACTACAATAACTTGGGAATGATATATCAACGGCAAGGTAATTTAGAGAAGGCAGCGGAGTACACTACTAAATCTCTCGCCATTGGCGCCAAGGTATATAACGAAAATCATCCTAGCCTAGCACTATGCCACACCAATCTCGGAATGATTTACCAAGAACAAGGCGATTTGGAACAGGCGGCTAAGTATATTAAAAAATCACTCGAAATTAATATTAGACATTGGGGCATAAATCATCCCACCGTGGCATTAGGTTATAATGAACTAGGGTCAATCTACCAAAAACAAGGAAGTTTAGAGGAAGCAGCTACGTTCACCAATCAAGCGCTCAAAATTAATATTAAGCTATTGGGTGAAAATAACCTTACTGTAGTGCTTCTTTACCGCAAGCTGGCACAAATCTACAAAGCACAAGGAAATTCAAAAAAGGCAGCTGAATATGCAAAAAAAGTGCGAGGCATTAAGCTTAAGCCGTAA
- a CDS encoding DUF294 nucleotidyltransferase-like domain-containing protein produces the protein MNVVNVHKSTLLSTENNSHHIAKNNTFNPSNPLATLPLKIFKQIFHSFSSLTEDELRKILDARSCARVFKQYMPNNVKFLQLYQPQKLQFYFDKLSSHLNKNLFSIDGSHNFLSVDRLEENYTHTLKLTIQKEDPVQTRLCIEKLGDIYLIKGTQQTLLQAAGLYNYTLHTASLKGQESIKEKLSKVEFLLSKACKGKPVDISITKKQFEDNRRELKKFRQEIEEKIQALGSDPSSEEVRMLYQEIAQWMKVFFKSLVGQAQRGLGAAPCEYAMLGFGSLARKEMTPYSDLEFGILMQEDTSANRDYFRRLTNLLHLKVINLGETILPALNIPCIKKANFF, from the coding sequence ATGAATGTAGTGAACGTACACAAGTCTACCCTATTATCTACTGAAAACAACTCCCATCATATAGCAAAAAATAATACTTTTAACCCTTCTAATCCTTTGGCAACTCTACCTTTAAAAATTTTCAAACAAATTTTTCATTCTTTCAGTAGTTTAACGGAAGACGAATTAAGAAAAATCCTTGATGCAAGAAGCTGTGCTCGAGTATTTAAACAGTACATGCCTAATAACGTCAAATTTTTGCAGCTCTATCAACCTCAGAAGCTACAATTCTATTTTGACAAACTCTCAAGCCATTTAAATAAAAATCTTTTTTCGATTGATGGTAGTCATAATTTTTTATCTGTAGATAGACTAGAAGAGAACTACACCCACACTTTAAAACTTACTATCCAAAAAGAAGATCCTGTTCAGACAAGATTATGTATAGAAAAACTAGGCGATATCTATTTAATAAAAGGAACGCAACAAACCCTCCTTCAAGCCGCAGGGCTTTATAATTATACCCTACATACTGCCTCTTTAAAAGGGCAAGAAAGTATTAAAGAAAAGCTATCAAAAGTGGAATTTTTACTCAGCAAGGCTTGCAAAGGAAAACCTGTAGATATTTCTATTACCAAAAAGCAATTTGAGGACAATCGCAGAGAATTAAAAAAGTTTAGGCAGGAAATAGAAGAGAAAATCCAAGCTCTCGGCTCAGATCCTTCATCTGAGGAAGTAAGAATGCTTTACCAGGAAATTGCTCAATGGATGAAAGTTTTCTTCAAAAGTCTTGTAGGTCAAGCTCAAAGGGGTTTAGGAGCTGCGCCCTGTGAATATGCAATGTTAGGATTTGGTTCTTTAGCTAGAAAAGAAATGACACCCTACTCTGATTTAGAGTTTGGCATTCTTATGCAAGAAGACACTTCAGCAAATAGAGATTATTTTAGACGTTTAACAAATCTTCTTCACTTAAAAGTAATCAACTTAGGCGAGACAATTCTACCTGCTTTAAATATTCCCTGCATAAAAAAGGCTAATTTTTTTTGA
- the murC gene encoding UDP-N-acetylmuramate--L-alanine ligase, producing MISEAKHFHFIGIGGIGMSGLARILLKKKMVVTGSDMQANYITEELSKNGAKIFIGHAAHHISAHAAVIYSSDIKADNPEYHAALQQGCLILHRSDLLLYLMQEYKTLTVAGTHGKTTTSALLAWVIMQAGLDPSYAVGGMLSPSNSNAGHGEGKYFIAEADESDGTFLKYHSYGGIITNIDADHLNYFGKIENLIKAFSQFLSKVETSEHLFWCGDNEHLLNLKPKGVCYGFGSHCELQVSNFSQKGWGISFDVDFKNCHYSSIQLPMVGRHNALNAAAVLGLALSLGIAENIIRKAFLSFGGIKRRCEKKGEKHHILMLDDYAHHPTEIKATLEGIRQAAGGRRLITVFQPHRYTRTQDCLGLYKDVFDEADEIFITEIYAAGEAPIDGVSSIEIIKEVESKGIKKIHSVQRQDLASLLFDFVHPHDIVVSMGAGDITKLSQELLDLSGNKRHVSLN from the coding sequence ATGATTTCAGAAGCAAAACACTTTCATTTTATTGGTATCGGTGGTATCGGCATGAGCGGGTTAGCACGTATTCTTTTAAAAAAGAAGATGGTTGTAACAGGCAGCGACATGCAAGCAAACTATATAACGGAAGAATTGTCGAAAAATGGAGCTAAAATATTTATCGGTCATGCGGCTCACCACATTTCTGCCCATGCTGCTGTCATCTACAGCTCTGATATTAAGGCTGATAATCCGGAATATCATGCTGCTTTGCAGCAGGGATGCTTAATACTTCATCGCTCCGATCTGCTCTTATACTTAATGCAGGAGTATAAAACTTTAACTGTTGCTGGAACGCATGGTAAAACTACGACCTCGGCTCTTTTAGCATGGGTAATCATGCAGGCGGGCTTGGATCCTTCCTATGCGGTGGGAGGAATGCTTTCTCCTTCTAATTCAAATGCTGGACATGGGGAAGGGAAATATTTTATAGCCGAAGCTGATGAAAGCGATGGCACCTTTCTTAAGTATCATTCTTATGGAGGCATTATCACTAATATTGATGCCGATCATCTTAATTACTTTGGCAAGATAGAGAATTTAATTAAGGCTTTTAGCCAATTTTTAAGCAAAGTGGAAACATCGGAGCATCTTTTTTGGTGTGGGGACAATGAACATCTTCTAAATTTAAAGCCTAAGGGTGTTTGCTATGGATTTGGAAGTCATTGTGAGCTACAAGTTAGCAACTTTTCTCAAAAAGGATGGGGGATCTCTTTTGACGTAGATTTTAAAAATTGTCATTATTCGTCTATTCAGTTGCCAATGGTAGGACGTCATAATGCTCTTAATGCTGCGGCAGTGCTAGGCCTAGCTTTAAGCTTAGGGATTGCAGAAAATATAATCCGTAAAGCTTTTCTTTCATTCGGTGGTATTAAGCGTCGCTGCGAAAAAAAGGGCGAGAAGCATCATATTTTAATGCTTGATGACTATGCTCACCATCCAACAGAGATAAAAGCCACCCTAGAAGGTATACGCCAAGCTGCAGGGGGACGGCGCCTGATTACTGTATTCCAACCGCATCGTTACACACGTACTCAAGATTGCTTGGGATTATATAAAGATGTTTTTGATGAAGCTGATGAGATATTTATCACGGAGATATATGCTGCCGGTGAAGCGCCTATAGACGGGGTTTCTTCAATAGAAATTATTAAGGAAGTAGAGTCTAAAGGAATAAAAAAAATTCATTCGGTGCAGCGGCAAGATCTAGCTTCTCTACTTTTTGATTTTGTTCATCCCCACGATATTGTTGTTTCTATGGGAGCAGGCGATATTACTAAGCTTTCTCAAGAGTTGCTCGATTTATCGGGCAACAAGCGCCACGTAAGCTTAAATTAG